From the genome of Primulina eburnea isolate SZY01 chromosome 12, ASM2296580v1, whole genome shotgun sequence, one region includes:
- the LOC140806581 gene encoding receptor protein-tyrosine kinase CEPR2-like: protein MATQLNPYLSLQILTIFLSFFHHSMCITIEKQALLKFKSQLIDPLNYLDSWKDSDSDSGSPCKFYGITCDQETGFVTDISLDNKSLSGVISPSLSILQSLTSLVLPSNLLSGIIPSEFRNLTNLKVLNLTGNIMNGTIPDLSNLIKLERLDLSGNYFSGAFPAWVGNLSGLVSLGLGDNDYDEGEIPESLGNLKKLYWLYLASSNLRGAIPDSIFELEALGTLDICKNKISGNFPNSIYKLKNLFKIELYGNNLTGEIPAGLANLTLLQEFDISDNQMHGTVPHEIGLLRKLTVFHLFKNNFSGEIPVGFGDMQHLFALSLYKNSFSGEFPQNLGRISPLNSIDISENKFSGAFPRYLCQNGNLQNLLALDNDFSGEFPDSYARCNPLQRLRVNQNRLNGTIPDGIWSLPNVQVMDFSDNYVTGWISPGIGDSKNLNELMLSNNRFSGEIPKELGQLMLLERVILNGNKLSGKIPSELGALEQINSLQLEENELIGTIPSELANCPRLVNLNLAWNFLSGEIPDSLSNMLSLNSLNLSRNLLIGPIPRNLDKLKLSSIDLSNNQLSGTVPSDLLAVAGDIAFLGNKGLCIDEEKSTGQLINTDLGLCHVKRGHKNFIKSKLVMLCIILFALAIILVGLLLVSYRSFKQNEFDMDNRVDVEKEKRSNWKLESFQQVEFDVDEICSVDEDNLIGTGSSGKVYRLDLKKGFGTVAVKQIWKGNGVKLMAAEMEILGKIRHRNILKLLACLTKEGSNFLVFEYMENGNLFEALHKEIKVGKPELDWFKRYRIALGAAKGIAYLHHDYSPPIIHRDIKSTNILLDEDYEAKIADFGVAKLAEQVSPKGSNVSCFAGTHGYIAPEMAYSHKATEKIDIYSYGVVLLELVTGKRPIEEEYGEGKDIVYWVSAHLNNRENVLKILDSKVVVTELVQDDMIKVLKIAILCTAKLPNPRPNMKEVVKMLIDAEPCTLRSPDSFEKYDDKPFLSG, encoded by the exons ATGGCTACACAATTGAATCCCTACCTTTCCCTCCAAATTCTAACTATTTTCTTGTCTTTTTTCCATCATTCCATGTGCATAACCATAGAGAAGCAAGCCTTGCTCAAATTCAAGTCACAGCTCATTGATCCCTTGAACTACTTGGATTCATGGAAAGATTCGGATTCGGATTCGGGTTCCCCTTGCAAATTCTATGGAATCACTTGTGATCAAGAAACCGGTTTCGTTACAGACATTTCTCTTGATAATAAGTCCTTGTCAGGGGTGATATCCCCCTCACTTTCTATCCTGCAAAGCCTCACTTCTTTAGTATTACCATCTAACCTTTTATCTGGAATCATTCCAAGCGAGTTTCGAAATCTTACGAATCTCAAAGTTTTGAATCTCACGGGGAACATCATGAATGGCACCATACCGGACTTGTCGAATCTGATCAAATTGGAGAGACTTGATTTGTCGGGGAATTATTTCTCTGGTGCATTCCCGGCTTGGGTTGGAAATTTGTCTGGTTTAGTTTCGCTAGGCCTCGGTGACAACGATTATGATGAGGGCGAAATTCCAGAGAGTCTTGGGAATTTGAAGAAACTGTATTGGCTTTATTTAGCTAGTTCAAATTTGAGGGGGGCAATCCCTGATTCTATATTTGAGTTGGAGGCATTGGGAACGTTAGATATATGCAAGAATAAGATATCTGGGAATTTCCCGAATTCGATATATAAGTTGAAGAATTTATTCAAGATTGAGCTCTATGGGAACAACTTGACCGGTGAAATTCCAGCAGGACTTGCAAATTTGACCCTTTTACAGGAATTCgacatatctgataatcaaatgcATGGGACTGTTCCGCATGAGATTGGACTCTTGAGAAAATTAACAGTTTTTCATCTGTTCAAGAATAACTTCTCTGGAGAAATACCAGTGGGATTTGGGGATATGCAGCACCTTTTTGCCTTATCTCTTTACAAAAACAGTTTCTCGGGGGAATTTCCGCAAAATCTTGGCCGTATTTCGCCATTGAATAGTATTGACATATCTGAGAACAAATTCTCTGGTGCATTCCCGAGATATCTGTGTCAAAATGGGAATTTGCAGAATTTGCTTGCTTTGGATAATGATTTTTCGGGGGAATTTCCGGATTCGTATGCCAGATGTAATCCTTTGCAAAGGTTGAGAGTCAATCAGAACCGGCTTAATGGGACCATTCCAGATGGAATTTGGTCACTTCCTAATGTACAAGTGATGGATTTCAGTGATAACTATGTCACTGGATGGATTTCACCAGGCATTGGAGATTCGAAGAATTTGAACGAATTAATGCTGTCAAACAACAGATTCTCTGGTGAGATACCTAAAGAACTCGGACAACTTATGCTATTGGAACGGGTTATCTTGAACGGAAATAAATTATCAGGGAAAATTCCATCAGAACTCGGTGCTTTGGAGCAGATAAATTCTCTGCAGTTGGAAGAAAACGAGCTCATTGGGACAATACCTTCAGAATTGGCCAACTGTCCTAGGCTTGTTAACTTAAATCTTGCTTGGAATTTTCTGAGTGGTGAGATTCCCGATAGTCTCTCAAATATGCTCTCATTAAACTCTTTGAATCTTTCAAGAAACCTTCTCATCGGCCCAATTCCAAGAAACTTGGATAAGCTAAAGTTATCATCTATAGATCTGTCAAATAACCAGCTCTCTGGGACAGTTCCATCCGACTTACTGGCGGTCGCAGGTGATATAGCGTTTCTTGGAAACAAAGGTCTTTGCATTGATGAGGAGAAAAGCACAGGACAGCTAATAAACACGGACTTGGGCCTTTGTCATGTGAAACGTGGCCACAAAAATTTCATCAAAAGTAAACTTGTTATGTTATGTATCATACTATTTGCACTGGCGATTATCTTAGTCGGTTTATTGCTCGTTAGTTACAGAAGCTTTAAGCAAAATGAGTTTGACATGGATAACAGAGTGGATGTGGAGAAAGAAAAACGTTCAAACTGGAAACTCGAGAGCTTTCAACAAGTGGAGTTCGACGTAGATGAAATATGCAGCGTAGATGAGGATAATCTGATAGGGACTGGAAGTTCTGGAAAAGTTTATCGACTGGATTTGAAGAAAGGCTTTGGAACAGTAGCCGTCAAGCAGATATGGAAGGGAAATGGAGTGAAACTCATGGCAGCAGAAATGGAGATTCTTGGAAAGATAAGGCATAGAAACATACTGAAGTTATTAGCCTGTTTAACGAAAGAAGGTTCGAACTTCTTGGTTTTCGAGTATATGGAGAATGGTAACTTGTTTGAGGCACTTCACAAAGAAATCAAAGTCGGCAAGCCAGAACTCGATTGGTTTAAAAGATATAGGATCGCACTTGGTGCAGCAAAAGGAATCGCCTATCTTCATCACGATTATTCCCCACCTATAATCCATCGAGACATTAAATCAACCAACATATTGCTCGACGAGGATTACGAAGCAAAGATCGCTGATTTTGGGGTTGCTAAGTTGGCTGAGCAAGTTTCTCCCAAGGGATCTAATGTCAGTTGCTTTGCAGGCACTCATGGCTACATTGCACCAG AGATGGCATATTCACACAAAGCAACTGAGAAGATCGACATATACAGTTACGGTGTCGTGCTGCTAGAGCTCGTGACCGGAAAAAGGCCTATAGAGGAAGAATACGGAGAAGGGAAAGACATAGTTTACTGGGTTTCGGCTCATTTAAACAATCGAGAGAACGTACTAAAAATTCTTGATTCCAAGGTGGTCGTCACTGAACTAGTTCAAGATGATATGATAAAGGTTTTAAAAATCGCCATTCTTTGCACCGCAAAGCTTCCAAATCCAAGGCCGAATATGAAGGAAGTTGTAAAGATGCTTATCGATGCCGAACCGTGCACTCTCAGGTCGCCCGACAGTTTCGAGAAATACGATGATAAGCCCTTTCTGTCTGGTTGA